From a single Phormidium ambiguum IAM M-71 genomic region:
- a CDS encoding protelomerase family protein: MSLPASEQAKQREKIAQYSKEDLEDLTLKALQKLSNGVIPNATRKRKTELINELLESTKAERVLVNVIPNVPLEVISIDDELLNERAENLGNEKLVEWTHKFYQELHAWIESKQQKDGKWDDSVYGDIAGFAYRIVHYLNNYDGNQQNQQLSFLTKLRYRTHIINLIAEFIENERDQGSFYADKLSSCLVMLKRQVKIQLADVSEQKKGLQERRIAQRKKQKEIISFKQLYDFAVTTLNRIDEYKARDWKRVSVALAIVTGRRLAEIHRSATMFEVITDRDIELILNGEYGEFVKESLQNLQARFSEEFIKKSHVKFTGQLKAKGDADEYFAEYPMYLIPVLIEANLIVKAHQWLKDNGKTVADFDKKDGRFKSEERVKIELRNKGDAAHRRYSGDLSDFMKILKKRWNITHDFFTYKGLRAVYSHVCNQVFNNNDTDNELYLAQILGHGRGELLKHDDIIDTLTPQSYKSDFQVVDVDCVFN, from the coding sequence ATGAGTTTACCAGCCAGCGAACAAGCCAAGCAAAGAGAAAAGATAGCCCAATATTCAAAGGAAGATTTAGAAGATCTCACATTAAAGGCATTACAAAAGCTAAGTAATGGTGTTATTCCCAATGCCACTAGGAAGCGTAAAACCGAACTGATAAACGAGTTACTGGAGTCTACCAAAGCTGAGAGAGTTTTGGTTAATGTAATTCCAAACGTTCCGTTAGAAGTGATTTCTATTGATGATGAGTTATTGAATGAAAGGGCAGAGAATTTAGGTAATGAAAAGTTAGTGGAGTGGACGCATAAATTCTATCAGGAATTACACGCTTGGATTGAATCGAAACAGCAAAAAGATGGTAAATGGGATGATTCAGTTTATGGTGATATCGCTGGCTTTGCTTATCGCATAGTTCACTACTTGAATAATTATGATGGCAATCAACAAAACCAACAATTAAGCTTTTTGACTAAACTGCGTTACCGTACCCATATTATTAATTTAATCGCTGAATTTATCGAAAATGAACGTGACCAGGGTTCATTTTATGCTGATAAGTTATCGTCTTGTTTGGTAATGTTGAAGCGTCAGGTTAAAATTCAATTAGCTGATGTTTCTGAGCAAAAGAAAGGGTTACAGGAAAGGCGGATAGCACAACGTAAGAAACAAAAGGAAATTATTAGCTTTAAACAATTATATGATTTTGCTGTTACCACTTTGAATAGAATTGATGAATATAAAGCTAGAGACTGGAAACGGGTATCAGTAGCATTGGCAATAGTTACGGGGAGAAGGTTAGCAGAAATCCATCGCAGTGCTACTATGTTTGAGGTAATTACAGATAGGGATATTGAGTTAATTTTAAATGGTGAGTATGGCGAGTTTGTGAAAGAGTCATTGCAGAACTTACAAGCAAGATTTAGTGAGGAGTTTATTAAAAAAAGTCACGTTAAGTTTACTGGACAATTAAAAGCTAAGGGGGATGCTGATGAGTACTTTGCAGAATATCCTATGTATTTAATTCCGGTGTTAATTGAGGCAAATTTAATAGTAAAAGCTCATCAATGGTTAAAGGATAACGGGAAAACTGTAGCTGATTTTGATAAGAAAGACGGGCGTTTTAAGAGTGAAGAGAGGGTGAAAATTGAGTTAAGGAACAAAGGAGATGCAGCACACAGGCGTTATAGTGGGGATTTGAGTGATTTTATGAAGATATTAAAGAAGCGATGGAATATTACCCATGATTTCTTTACTTATAAGGGTTTAAGGGCGGTTTATTCCCATGTTTGCAACCAAGTTTTTAATAATAATGATACTGATAATGAGCTTTATTTGGCGCAAATATTAGGTCATGGGAGGGGGGAACTGTTGAAACATGATGATATTATCGATACTCTTACTCCCCAGTCTTATAAGAGTGATTTTCAGGTGGTTGATGTGGATTGTGTTTTCAATTAA
- a CDS encoding ParA family protein translates to MKIVTVTGYKGGVGKSTTAIHISTYFSDKGKTILVDSDPNRTALSWSQRGRFPFQVADERQAMKMISGQDFVVIDTPARPDSDDMKELAKGCDLLILPTTPDVISLEPMLKTANDLGEANYKALVAIVPPAPSKEGAAIRQELMDNGIPVFQTMIRRSVGFQKAAFEGVPIRDVSDSRSRVAWLDYQALGKEIMEVLADE, encoded by the coding sequence ATGAAAATTGTAACTGTGACTGGCTATAAGGGAGGGGTGGGGAAATCTACCACAGCGATTCACATTTCCACCTACTTCAGTGACAAAGGCAAAACAATTTTGGTAGACAGCGACCCGAATCGTACTGCTCTATCTTGGTCACAACGAGGTCGGTTCCCTTTCCAGGTAGCTGATGAACGGCAAGCCATGAAGATGATATCGGGACAGGATTTTGTGGTGATTGACACTCCAGCCCGTCCTGATTCCGACGACATGAAGGAGTTGGCAAAGGGTTGTGATTTACTGATTCTGCCCACAACCCCAGACGTGATTAGCTTAGAACCGATGCTCAAAACAGCGAATGATTTAGGGGAGGCAAACTATAAGGCTTTAGTGGCAATTGTCCCGCCTGCACCCAGCAAGGAAGGTGCGGCGATTAGACAAGAACTGATGGACAATGGCATCCCGGTTTTTCAGACCATGATTCGCAGGTCGGTTGGGTTCCAAAAAGCAGCGTTTGAAGGTGTGCCGATTCGGGATGTTTCTGATTCTCGCTCGCGTGTGGCTTGGCTAGATTATCAGGCTTTAGGTAAGGAAATTATGGAGGTTTTAGCTGATGAGTGA
- a CDS encoding pentapeptide repeat-containing protein: MTAQKTILLLTANPKSTTILRLQEEEREIKERLRQAGYGKVPINSMGATRARDIQQAMLDFNPQIVHFSGHGAGQEGLVFEDITGQPKLVSSEALADLFKLFSNLVECVLLNACYSKEQAEAIRQHINYVIGMNEKIGDQAAIEFAIGFYTALGAGKDFEFAYELGRNAIRMTGLSEHLIPQLFKKKGRKNKKTTCTASVEGVEMAENALIRLGYKSKTKFAESQRLSPRTVTMFFNRQPLQINSFRRVCESLQLNWEVIQYTERTSEATSPALEIMSRQVVVVDKHNEEIKAEIILEGDIDSVHNDLLFWQDYFSRKYHNSIIKIIAVKPKPRDPNRQVMAIGLPELQQWVLEIEASQKDINMLSSNFETRELVNINGFPVQDILIFSESDEKWCLVEKIRSFQVNRGNYIDLSGVDLSDAYLSKVYISHAKLRNADLSNCDLSSANLSYANLSGANLSGADLSGANLSGADLSGADLSDANLIDANLISANLRAVVIDERTKFNDKWRLVWEIINQGTENRNLRGADLSSADLSSADLSSADLSNTNLSFANLRNANLRNANLSGADLSGANLSGADLSGADLSDANLIGANLIGANLRAVVIDERTKFNDKWRLVWEIINQGTENRNLRGADLSSADLSSADLSNTNLSFANLRNANLRNANLSSADLSFADLSSADLSNANLSSADLSSANLRNANLSSADLSFADLSFADLIAAKVEKAQFGNNEGIYEEMKQDLKKRGAKFED, encoded by the coding sequence ATGACAGCGCAGAAAACAATTTTACTTTTAACTGCAAATCCAAAGAGTACAACAATCTTACGGTTGCAAGAAGAAGAACGGGAAATCAAAGAGCGTTTAAGACAAGCAGGATATGGCAAAGTACCTATCAACTCGATGGGTGCAACTCGTGCTAGGGATATTCAACAAGCAATGTTAGACTTTAATCCTCAAATTGTGCATTTCAGTGGGCATGGAGCAGGTCAAGAAGGATTAGTTTTTGAAGACATAACTGGACAACCAAAGTTAGTTAGTTCAGAAGCATTAGCAGACTTATTTAAGCTTTTCTCTAATCTTGTAGAGTGCGTTCTTTTGAACGCTTGCTATTCTAAAGAGCAGGCTGAGGCAATTCGACAACATATAAATTATGTTATCGGAATGAATGAAAAAATTGGAGATCAGGCAGCAATTGAATTTGCAATTGGCTTTTACACTGCGCTCGGTGCTGGTAAAGATTTTGAATTTGCTTATGAATTAGGGCGTAATGCTATTCGTATGACAGGACTTTCAGAACATTTAATTCCACAATTATTCAAAAAGAAAGGTAGAAAAAACAAAAAAACAACTTGCACTGCATCTGTTGAAGGTGTAGAAATGGCAGAAAATGCCTTGATAAGGCTAGGATATAAGTCAAAAACTAAATTCGCTGAATCACAACGTTTATCTCCTCGTACAGTCACAATGTTTTTTAATAGACAACCACTTCAGATTAATTCATTTAGAAGAGTATGTGAATCACTACAATTAAATTGGGAAGTTATTCAATATACAGAGAGAACCTCGGAAGCAACTAGCCCCGCTCTAGAAATTATGAGCCGTCAAGTTGTTGTAGTTGACAAACATAATGAAGAAATAAAAGCTGAGATTATTTTAGAAGGTGATATTGATTCAGTTCACAATGATTTGTTATTTTGGCAAGATTATTTTTCTCGTAAATATCATAACAGTATTATAAAAATAATAGCTGTAAAACCTAAACCTAGAGATCCAAACAGACAGGTGATGGCGATCGGACTTCCTGAATTACAGCAATGGGTATTAGAAATAGAAGCATCCCAGAAAGATATCAATATGCTTTCATCTAATTTTGAGACAAGAGAATTAGTCAACATAAATGGTTTTCCTGTTCAGGATATTCTAATATTTAGCGAAAGCGACGAAAAGTGGTGTTTAGTAGAAAAAATTCGTAGTTTTCAAGTAAATAGGGGTAACTACATTGACTTGAGCGGCGTTGACTTGAGCGATGCTTATTTGAGTAAAGTGTATATCTCACACGCAAAGTTAAGGAATGCAGATTTAAGTAATTGCGATCTCAGCAGTGCCAACCTGAGTTATGCCAACCTGAGCGGTGCTAACTTGAGCGGTGCTGACTTGAGCGGTGCTAACTTGAGCGGTGCTGACTTGAGCGGTGCTGACTTGAGTGATGCCAACCTGATTGATGCCAACCTGATTAGTGCCAACCTCCGTGCTGTAGTTATTGACGAGCGGACAAAATTCAATGATAAATGGCGTTTAGTTTGGGAAATTATTAATCAGGGAACAGAAAATCGAAACCTGCGCGGTGCTGACTTGAGTAGTGCTGACTTGAGTAGTGCTGACTTGAGCAGTGCTGACCTGAGCAATACCAACTTAAGCTTTGCCAACCTAAGAAATGCCAACCTGAGAAATGCCAACCTGAGCGGTGCTGACTTGAGCGGTGCTAACTTGAGCGGTGCTGACTTGAGCGGTGCTGACTTGAGTGATGCCAACCTGATTGGTGCCAACCTGATTGGTGCCAACCTCCGTGCTGTAGTTATTGACGAGCGGACAAAATTCAATGATAAATGGCGTTTAGTTTGGGAAATTATTAATCAGGGAACAGAAAATCGAAACCTGCGCGGTGCTGACTTGAGTAGTGCTGACTTGAGCAGTGCTGACCTGAGCAATACCAACTTAAGCTTTGCCAACCTAAGAAATGCCAACCTGAGAAATGCCAACCTGAGCAGTGCTGACTTGAGCTTTGCTGACTTGAGCAGTGCTGACCTAAGTAATGCCAACCTAAGCAGTGCTGACTTGAGCAGTGCCAACCTGAGAAATGCCAACCTAAGCAGTGCTGACTTGAGCTTTGCTGACTTGAGCTTTGCCGACCTAATTGCCGCAAAAGTTGAAAAAGCTCAATTCGGCAATAACGAAGGAATTTACGAAGAAATGAAGCAAGATCTTAAAAAAAGAGGCGCAAAGTTTGAGGATTAA
- a CDS encoding tyrosine-type recombinase/integrase — translation MKIDRHGKAKILTQSEIQLLFTQGLQSDHDRALFGICLFSACRIMEACTLLTLDVYDHSGRVRPTMIIRKANTKGKLATRTIHIIDDLRRLLVNYKPSPGQHYLFPGRFKGHIDSDSASRILRKACFRVGIEGSSTHSFRRTALTMMSDSGIPLRVIQEISGHRNLEQLQEYLEVRDEQVRGALSTLSMLSPVPEAGKYEINLL, via the coding sequence ATGAAGATTGACAGGCACGGCAAAGCTAAAATCCTCACCCAGTCTGAAATCCAGCTATTGTTTACCCAAGGGTTACAGTCAGACCATGACCGTGCTTTATTTGGCATTTGTTTATTTTCAGCCTGTCGAATCATGGAAGCTTGCACCCTGCTGACTCTCGATGTTTATGACCATAGTGGCAGAGTCAGACCCACCATGATTATTCGGAAAGCCAATACAAAAGGTAAGCTGGCAACTCGCACCATTCATATAATTGATGACCTGCGACGGTTATTAGTTAATTACAAACCGAGTCCCGGTCAGCATTACTTATTTCCAGGTCGGTTCAAGGGACACATTGACTCTGACTCAGCCAGTCGCATACTGCGGAAAGCTTGCTTTAGAGTAGGAATAGAGGGAAGTAGTACCCATAGTTTCAGACGAACTGCTCTAACTATGATGAGTGATTCTGGGATACCGCTAAGAGTAATTCAGGAGATATCAGGACATAGAAATTTAGAGCAATTGCAGGAATATTTAGAAGTAAGAGACGAACAAGTAAGGGGAGCATTATCAACATTATCGATGCTTTCACCTGTGCCAGAAGCCGGGAAATATGAGATAAACCTCCTGTAG